One genomic window of Cydia strobilella chromosome 11, ilCydStro3.1, whole genome shotgun sequence includes the following:
- the LOC134745494 gene encoding uncharacterized protein LOC134745494: MKILEVNIVKSEKFVGDLPVKLVDQRSKNPRRESVTPKIIVCPPMEEMREPVPAPRGGRLLRALSRRLTRRSADADSLASSSSSDSVSCDPNRNAGDDHSSCSASESGSDGSGHHRRHRSTVSLRRVFQSLNLTSRSQSSSPTDRQRQPKKQTQPKRILRPPVTYTYVRGLSGLPTQRVPRHAVYSPSAGLHR; encoded by the coding sequence ATGAAAATACTAGAAGTTAATATTGTGAAGAGTGAGAAGTTCGTCGGCGATTTGCCGGTGAAACTAGTGGATCAGCGCTCGAAAAACCCTCGACGCGAATCAGTGACTCCGAAGATCATAGTGTGCCCGCCAATGGAAGAAATGAGAGAACCTGTTCCGGCGCCTCGCGGTGGAAGGCTGCTGCGGGCGCTGAGCAGGAGGCTGACGCGGCGTTCAGCAGACGCCGACTCGCTCGCCAGCTCTAGCAGCAGCGACAGCGTCAGCTGCGACCCCAACAGAAATGCTGGCGACGACCATTCATCGTGCTCCGCCAGTGAATCCGGTAGCGATGGCTCAGGCCACCACCGCCGTCATCGCTCTACAGTCTCGCTACGCCGTGTCTTCCAAAGCCTAAACCTAACATCACGATCACAGTCAAGTTCACCGACCGATCGTCAGCGCCAACCCAAAAAGCAAACCCAACCGAAGCGCATCCTTCGCCCCCCGGTCACCTACACTTACGTACGCGGTCTCTCCGGTCTGCCAACACAGAGAGTGCCACGACATGCCGTATACAGCCCTTCAGCGGGACTCCACCGATAA